The following proteins come from a genomic window of Miscanthus floridulus cultivar M001 chromosome 2, ASM1932011v1, whole genome shotgun sequence:
- the LOC136518074 gene encoding uncharacterized protein, with protein MCQRMDNREWMYTGHASMTPEWMTKTNAFLEHAFGEATKGSARMPCPCSRCGNKKRKIKRLVGEDLIKYGFTTNYTRWIHHGEADRIREEVVRQRLKDYDRDGGVADWMDDIQQARFGEGLEEKPEESAKTFYDMLSSVQKPLHEKTTVSQLDAIGRIMGLKSRFSMSRDNFDGMLAVFGSLLPEDHILPKNLYESQKLLRALKMPYEQIHACPNGCVLFRKDHEGATHCPKCKSSRYLEVDTSDGKNEQLSIPTKVLRYLPFIPRIQRLYMTEESVKQMTWHKNGKRYNPDKMVHPSDGDAWTHFDGIHRVKAEEARNVRVALATDGFNPYGLSAAPYTCWPVFVIPLNLPPGVIFQPKNVFLSLIIPGHPGNNMGVFMEPVFDDLIDAWEKGVLTYDRATKRNFTMHVWYHYSLYDFLAYGLFCGWCVHGKFPCPICKAGVRFTWLKSGGKFSSFDQHRQFLPLDHPFKRDIKNFTKGVEVTDPTPQMMTAAEIRAEIEALKVDKEKGRFDGYGQYHMWTHKSGLTRLPYFNDLLLPHNIDLMHTEKNIAEALWGTLMDTEKSKDNVKARVDLAALCDRPKQVMKTPTPGKKWKRTSVDFVLKKDQRREVCQWVQSLMFPDGYATNLRRGVNVSTCRVLGMKSHDFHIWIERFLPAMTRGFVPEHVWRVLAELSYFFRQLCAKELSRAVIDDLEKVAPVLLCKMEKIFPPGFFLSMQHLILHLPHEARMGGPVQARWCYPIERCLKVLQKKCRNKARIEASMAEAFILKEVSNFTTSYYKDSLPSVHNPIPRYNTDERSSNLSLFKGQLGRASASSTKTLRNDEWRTIMLYVLLNLDEVNPYVQ; from the coding sequence atgtgccagaggatggataaccgtgagtggatgtacacgggccacgcaagtatgaccccagaatggatgactaagaccaatgctttcctggagcatgcatttggtgAGGCTACTAAAGGGTCAGCCCGGATGCCGTGTCCGTGTAGCAGATGTGggaataagaaaagaaaaattaagaggctcgtgggggaagatcttatcaagtatggattcacgacaaactatacccgctggatccaccatggtgaagccgatcgtattagagaggaggtggtgagacagcgTCTCAAGGATTATGATAGAGATGgcggggtagcagactggatggatgacattcagcaggcacggttcggtgaaggattggAGGAGAAGCCAGAGGAAAGCGCAAAGACGTTCTATGATATGCTGTCTTCAGTGCAGAAGCCCTTGCACGAAAAGACAACGGTATCGCAGCTAGATGCAATTGGACGCATCATGGGGTTGAAGTCGCGGTTTAGCATGAGTcgggacaacttcgatggtatgttggcagtttttggatccctgcttccggaggatcacatcctgccgaagaacttgtacgagtcacagaaacttcttcgtgcacttaagatgccgtatgagcagatccatgcttgtccgaatggatgcgtcctttttaggaaagatcacgagggagcaacgcactgtccaaagtgcaaatcctctaggtacctggaggtcgacactagtgatggcaagaatgaacagctgagtatccctacgaaggtcctacggtaccttcctttcataccgaggatccaacggctgtacatgacagaggagtccgtgaaacagatgacatggcacaaaaatggcaaaaggtacaatccggacaagatggtacacccatcggatggcgacgcctggacccatttcgatggcatacatcgtgttaaagctgaggaggctcgcaatgtacgtgtagcgttggcaacagatgggttcaacccgtatggattgtccgcggccccatacacttgttggcccgtgttcgtgatacccctgaatctcccccccggtgtcatctttcaacccaagaacgtatttttgtcgctgataattcctggacatccggggaacaatatgggtgtgttcatggagcctgtgttcgatgatttgatcgatgcttgggaaaagggggtactgacatacgaccgagctacaaagagaaacttcacaatgcatgtgtggtaccactactccctgtatgacttcctggcgtatggcctattctgtgggtggtgtgttcatgggaagttcccatgcccaatatgcaaggcaggtgtgaggttcacttggctgaagagtggtggcaagttttcttcgttcgaccaacatcgtcagttcctcccccttgaccatccattcaaacgagacatcaagaacttcacgaaaggtgttgaagtcaccgatcctacacctcagatgatgaccgctGCCGAGATCCgcgctgagatagaggctctcaaagttgataaagagaaaggtcgttttgatggatatggtcagtaccacatgtggactcataaatcgggcttgactaggcttccctatttcaacgatcttcttcttccacacaacattgatttaatgcacacagagaagaatatcgccgaggcgctttggggaacactcatggacacagaaaagtctaaggacaatgttaaggcaagagtggacctggcagcactgtgcgatagaccaaagcaagtgatgaagactcccacgcctggcaagaaatggaaaaggacttcggtcgatttcgttttgaagaaggaccaaaggagggaagtatgtcagtgggttcagtcgttaatgttccctgatgggtatgcgacgaatctgaggaggggagtgaacgtgtccacttgccgagtgttagggatgaagagtcatgacttccacatatggattgagcggttccttccagcgatgaccagaggtttcgtccccgagcatgtgtggcgtgtcctggcagagttgagctatttcttccgccagctttgtgccaaagaGCTATCTCGGGCCGTGATTGatgacttagagaaagtggcacctgtgttgctctgtaagatggagaagatcttcccacccggcttcttcctctcaatgcagcatctgattttgcacctgcctcacgaggcacgaatgggggggcccgtgcaagcccgttggtgctatccaatcgagagatgtctaaaggttcttcagaaaaagtgtagaaataaagccagaattgaggcatccatggcagaggcattcattcttaaggaggtgtcaaacttcacaacatcatactataaggatagccttcccagcgtgcacaatccaatccctcgttacaacaccgacgagaggtcatcaaatctcagccttttcaaaggtcaacttggcagggcaagcgcttcgagcaccaagaccttgcggaatgatgagtggcgcactatcatgttgtatgtgttgttgaaccttgacgaagtgaacccttatgtgcagtaa